DNA sequence from the Paenibacillus azoreducens genome:
GGCGTCCGCTTGCTTCAAGGCGGTTTCGAGGCGGGTCTTGTGGGCGGCTTCGCCGATTGGTTCGCCGTGACGGCCTTGTTCCGCCATCCGATGGGCATTCCGATCCCGCATACGTCGCTTCTGCTCAAAAACCGCGATAAAATCGTCAACTCGCTCATTTCGGCTTTGGAAACGGAGCTGCTGAACAAGGAGAGCATTACCAAACGATTGCGGAAAATGAAACTTTTTCAAGGTTTGTCAACGGGACTTATGAAGCTGCTGTCCAGAAAAAAAATCCGGATGCGGATTGTCCACACGCTCAGCGAGGGGATCCGTCAAATTCCGCTCGAGAAAATAACGCCGTCTGTCCAGCAGTCTTTGGCCGGGTTCCTGCGCAGGCAGGATTTGTCCCCTATGCTTGAGGCGGCGTCCCGGCAGGCTTTCCGCAGCCAATTGGACGAGAAGGCGCTGAACTATGTGATCAATTTTGCGGGGAGATGGGTGAGCCGTCCGGAGAATGAATACATGCTGGGACAGCTTGCAAGCAGCAAACTGCAGGAAATTCAGCTTAGCGGCATGAAAGGATTCGCGCTGCAGGCAATGGTTGGCTTCCTCAGCGAAGAGAAACTCGGCAGCATCTTGAAAAATTTGATCCTGTCCTCCCTCCATGAATTATCGTATGAAGACAGCACTTTGCGGCAGCGGCTGTTGACGGAGGTTCGCCAGCAGGTGTCCGCATTTGCGGAAAATCCGGAGGTAGCGGAACGTTTGAAAATGTTGGTTGGCGATAAACTGGAGGACCCGGGCACAGAAGAGTGGATGCTCCGCAAGCTGGAAGAATTTAGAGCGCGCTTGCTGCTGATGCTTGAAGATGAGGAGAGAAGCGGCGGGCGGAACATCATCAAGCTTTTCCGTTGGGTTACGAACCAGCTGCGCGGGAAGGAAGAGATGATAGACCGCTGGGAGCAGGGCATCTTGTCCCTGATTGTACAGGGAGTAGAAGCCAACTACTACCGGATCGGGCTGCTGGTACGCGAAAATTTGGATCAAATGGATGACGAAGCTTTGGTGCAGATGCTGGAGGAGAAAGTCGGCAGCGATTTGCAGTGGATTCGGGTCAATGGGGCCATTTGCGGCTTTCTGATCGGTCTAGTGCTAACCGTCGTGCATTTATTGATCATTTAAAATACTTAAAAAAGCGGATGGGGAAGGAGTACGGAATGATGAAGAAAAATCGTCTGGGATCTTCAGAACTGTACGTTAGTGAAATCGGCTTGGGATGCATGTCACTGGGAACGGAGGAAAAAGAAGCTGTACGGCTGATTCACGAAGCGCTTGAACGCGGAATCACCTTCTTGGACACGGCGGATTTGTACGACGCGGGCCGGAATGAAGAGATCGTCGGCAAAGCACTGAAAGGCCGCCGCGGCGATGTCATTCTCGCCACTAAGGTTGGCAACCGGCGCATTCCCGGCAAGGAAGGCTGGAGCTGGGACCCGTCGAAAGCCTATATCAAGTCGGCGGTAAAAGAAAGCTTGCGGCGCCTTCAAACCGATTATATCGATTTGTACCAGCTGCATGGCGGGACGCTGGATGATCCGATCGATGAAACCATCGAAGCGTTCGAGGAATTAAAGCGTGAGGGAGTTATCCGTAGTTACGGCATTTCGTCCATCCGTCCGAACGTGATTCGAGAATACGCTAAACGTTCGAATATTGTATCGGTCATGAGCCAATACAGCATTTTGGACAGAAGGCCCGAAGAGGAGGTGCTGCCGTTGCTCGCAGAACAAGGGATTAGCGTTATCGCCCGCGGTCCGGTCGCATCCGGGGTACTCGCCGAAGCAGGGGCAGGTAAGACAGCCAAAGGTTATCTGGACCATGCGCCGGAAGAACTGGTAGAAATCCGCGGCAAGCTGGAGGCGTTTGTGCGCCCCGGACGCAGTATGTCGCAAACGGCGATCCGGTATTCCCTCGGCCATCCGGCGGTTGCGGCAGCCATTCCGGGCGCAAGCTCGGTGAATCAGCTCATCCATAACGCGGAGGCATCGGAATCGCCGGTTCTGAGCGTTGAAGAATTGGAGCAAATCCGCAAGATCAGCCGTGCAAATGTGTATACCGCACACCGTTAAAAAGAGCATCGAAAAAAGCCCTGTTAAAGCTTAAACGGGGCTTTTTTTGCACGTGTCGATCTATATAAATTGAACATAAGGAAAGACGGAGGAACATTTCACCCGGCTGCCTAAAATTTATGAAATCGCTATTCAATTTATATATTTTCCTATTTCCACGAAAGCTTCAAGGCTGCCATAAGATCCGCTTTTTGCTGCGATTGGTTCAGGTACAACTGTCCTTCCTCCACATGATCAATATATAAAATGCCGTTTAAATGGTCGATTTCATGCTGAATGCAGCGCGCCAGATAATCATGTCCTTCAAGGTATACCGTTTCGCCCGTTCGGGTTAAAGTTTTGATTTTGACGTATTTTGCCCGTTTCACGATCCCGGTATATCCAGGAAAAGAGAGACAAGCTTCAGGACCGGTCTGTTCGCCGTCCATTTCTAAAATCTCCGGATCAATCAGTTCGATAAGACCCTCGCCGCAATCCATCACGATCAATCTGCGCAAAATCCCGATTTGTGGCGCGGCAAGGCCTGCCCGGCCCTCCTCGGCGTACAGGGTATCAACCATGTCATCCAAAATTCTCAGAATCTTGGGCGTGATTTCCCGGACGGGTTTGGATTTTTTACGGAGTACAGGGTCTCCAAAAGGGAGTATTTCCTTTTCTGCCACTTTCTTTGCCTCCTGATCTAAATATTATGCGCCTTGAATGCGGGGCGGGGTGTGCACCCACAGATCATTGGGAGTACACTCCAGAGCAGTGCAGAGCGCATCCAAGGTATCGGCCTTCATTTGTTTCGGCTGTCCTCGCAGCAGCGCGCTGATGGAAGGAGGTGAGAGCTCAAACCCGGCTTTTTCTTTTAACAATCGAGCCAGTTCGGCACCGGACCAAATCCCTTTATCAGCCATGACCTGCCGAAGCATCCACACCAGCATGCTAACTTTGCCACCTTTCGCGCAGGCCACCTTTTTATTAGGTGCCGCCTAAATATTTTATGTGATACCTAATATATCATGGCCCGCCTGGAAGTACAATCGGCAATTGACAACATCAGGAAAATGAATTCTAATGATAGTTAATTTATGCCTTGGGAGGCTGGACGAATGACAAGGTTAGATGGAAAAAAGATACTGAAATTCACGGGGAGAATGATTGCAGCGATGCTTCTTATGCTGCTGGCGCTCTTCTTTGTGATACAGATCTTCACCGTTATCGTGTTATGGCTGGCTGATAAACCGGTATAAAACAAGTTAAAAAAAATAAGAACGTCAAATTTTTTTGAACGGTGGTAGAATCTTGCTCCTTTCTCCATGTATAATAGGCAATGATCCCAGTTTAGAAAGGATGTGCCATGAATGAAATTCAATGAATACAAATACGAGCGCCCGGATATCCAGCAAATCAAGGAGAAGTTCCAACAGTTGGTGCAAAACTTCGAGTCGGCCGAGCGGCTTGAAGACCAAGAAAAGGCAATGTCCGAAATCAATCACCTGCGCAGTGAAGTGGAATCGATGTTTGAAATTGTGACGATCCGCCATTCGGTCGATACCAACGATGCCTTTTATAAGGGTGAGCAGGACTACTTGGACGAGATTAGTCCTATCTATAAGGAATACATAACCGATTATTATCGCGCATTGGTCAATTCCAAGTTCAGAGCCGAGCTTGAAGCGAAGTGGGGAACCCAGCTGTTCCTGCTTGCGGAGATGGCGCTCAAATCTTTCAGCCCGGAGATCATTGAGGATCTTCAGCAGGAAAACAAACTTGCAACCGAATACGCACAATTGATCGCATCCGCCAAAATCCCGTTTGAAGGCGAAGAACGTACGCTGACTCAGTTGACGCCGTTTGAGCTTTCTACGGACCGTGATCTCCGCCGGAGAGCATCCGAGGCGAGATATCAATTCATGGCCGAGCATGAAGCGGATTTCGACCGCATCTATGACGAACTTGTCAAAACACGCACGCGCATGGCCCGCAAGCTGGGCTACAAGAACTTCGTTGAGCTCGCTTACGCCCGGATGAACCGCACCGATTACAATGCCGAGATGGTAGCCAATTTCCGCAAACAAGTGCTGGAACATATCGTTCCTGTCGCAACGAAATTGAAAGAACGCCAACGTGAACGCATCGGAGTGGACCGCCTGTATTACTATGATGAGAACTTCGCCTTCAAATCCGGCAATGCCACGCCTAAAGGCGATCCGGACTGGATTTTGGAACGCGGGGTGAAAATGTACTCCGAGCTGTCTCCGGAAGTGAATGAGTTTTTCGCTTTTATGGTCGACAACGGCCTGATGGACCTTGTAAGCAAAAAAGGCAAGCAAGGCGGCGGGTACTGCACGTTCATCAGCAAATACGGCGCTCCGTTCATTTTCTCCAACTTCAACGGAACTTCCGGCGACATCGATGTGCTGACACATGAAGCTGGCCATGCTTTCCAAGTGTATTCCAGCAGACATTTCGAGATTCCGGAATACCACTGGCCTACTTACGAATCGGCCGAAATCCATTCCATGAGCATGGAATTCTTTACTTGGCCTTGGATGAATCTGTTCTTCGAGGAAGATACGGACAAATACAAATTCGATCATTTGAGCAGTGCGCTGCTGTTCGTGCCTTACGGCGTATCCGTCGACGAATTCCAGCATTTTGTGTATGAGAATCCAGACGCGACTCCGGCAGAGCGGAAGCAGGCATGGCGCGAGATCGAGAAAAAATATTTGCCGCACCGCAATCACGGGGATAATGATTATCTGGAGCGCGGCGGTTTCTGGCATAAGCAGGGCCATATTTTCCAATCGCCGTTCTATTACATCGATTACACGCTTGCACAGCTGTGCGCATTCCAATTCTGGAAGCGGATGAACGAAAACTGGGAGTCTGCCTGGGCAGATTACCTGAAGCTTTGCCAGGCGGGGGGAAGCAAATCGTTTACGGGTTTGGTTGCCTACGCCGGATTGAAATCTCCATTCGAAGACGGATGCGTCGCTTCCGTGATCGGAGAGATCGAAAGCTGGCTGAATCAAGTGGATGATAAAGTTCTGTAAAATGATCAATCTTTAAGTTCCGACGTCTGTCCTTGATCCCGAGGGCAGGCGTTTTTTTTGAATTTTTCGGGATTCAGCAAGTGTCGAAGCTAGCCGCTTTCGAACGGATATAATGATGGATGCAGGAAAAACTATTGACAAGGGTCAAAATTAGATTTAAGCTTGCGAAGTAATCAAATAGACCTCGTTAGGTGAGGCTCCTATATAAACACAGGCCACTGCCCAGAAATATCGAAAGATGCCCATGGGTTGAACAGGGATTGCCGGATTAAGGCTTTTCATAATGTGGCTAAGAGTCGAAAGCGTCTCTTTACGTTGTATAGTGCCAAAACTCGACTAGGGGGAGACGGAAGCTTTTTTCGTATGCTTTGATGGCCCTCTATGGAGGGCTTTTTATTTTGAAAAAAAGGGGGGGGATACTCATGGAAGGGAGTACGAGCCGAAGTTGTTTCACAAAATGTCTTTTTATATGTAATAAAGAGAAGGAACGGCGTTCCCTGGGACCTCCCGTGTTTTTGCTTTGCCCCCACTCTGCCTAGGGACAGGCAGGGGTGTTTCAGCCGGGTAATTATTGCATACAGGAATCCCATAAGATGGACGTCAACTCTTTCTCTATAGAAGGAGTTTTTTATTTGAGTGCATATGTAAGGAAAGGAATGCAGGTCATATCCGTAAAAGATAAGCGGGATTCGTGTTTATTCAGCCAGGATGCCGGCATTAAAGTCATGGAGGTGGAAACGTGGATACTGCTAACCGGAATCGAGTACTAATCGTGGAAGACGAAGACAATATTAGACGTTTCATTTCGATAAATTTATCACAAACGGGATTTGAAGTAAACGAGGCGGCAACGGGAACGGAAGCGCTGCAGAGCTTTAGTGATAGTCGCCCGGATATTATCGTTTTGGATATTATGCTGCCGGATGTCGACGGATTTGAAATTTGCCGAAAATTGAGAAAGGCGGATGCTTCGGTCATCATTGTTTTTTTAACGGCGGCAGGTCAGGATTTGGACAAAATCAAAGGACTGGAGATCGGGGCCGACGATTATATCGTCAAGCCGTTTAATCCGCTGGAGCTTGTTGCAAGGATCAATGCAATATTGCGCCGTACGGCTGTGTCCTTGAAGCCGCAAAAACTTACGCTTGAATCCGGGCCGTTCCGGATGGAGTTGAATTCGAACAAAATGTATAAACATGACGCTCTCATAGAGCTGACGCCAAAGGAATTCCAAATGATCAGAGCCTTTCTGGAACATCCCGATACGGCATTATCCAGGAATGAACTGCTGAATCTCGTATGGGGAGAGGATTTTATCGGAGATCCTAAAACAGTGGATGTCCATGTGCGGAAATTAAGAGAGAAGCTCGAAGATGACGACTCCAAACCGCAGTGGATCGAAACGGTATGGGGACTTGGCTACCGCTGGAGAAAGGACGATTGAAGGCATGAGCATTCAAAAAAGACTAGTTGGAAGTTATTTGGTGGTTATCTCTATTACGGTGCTCATTCTTGAAATTTTCCTTATTGTTTCCGTAAGATATTATTATTTTCATAATATTGAGCGGGTCCTGATGAATCAAGCGGAATTATCCGCTTCTTTTTTTCAGCAATATTTTGCGGAGGAGGACCTTGAGAAACAATCGGAACGGCTGCTCCAAGGCTTTACCACTCATTCCGATGCGCAGGTGCAGATCATGGATTCAAGTGGACGGCTGCTGCAGGACTCCACCGGACTCGATTTCGGCAGCTTAATGACACCGTATCCCGATGTGCAGGCGGCAATAGCGGGACAGCCCGAAAGTTGGAAAGGAAAGGATTCGGGCACCCGTGAACCTGTCCTTGCGGTTTCTTATCCGTTAAAAGCTCATAACATCACCGTAGGGGCAGTCAGGTTCGTTTCTTCATTAACCGGAACCATATCGACGATAAATCATATTGCATGCCTGCTGCTTGGCGTAGGCCTGCTTGTTGTTGCGATCGTTACCATACTAGGATTATTTCTGTCCGGAACCATCACCAGATCCATTCAGGATTTGAAACAAGCCGCAGACCGAATGACAGAAGGCGATTTCCGCATTAACGTACATAAACGTTACCGGGATGAGCTGGGTTCATTGGCAGATACTTTAAACAAGATGGCAAGCAGAATCGTACAAAGCGAACAGCTTAAAAATGATTTTATTTCATCTGTATCGCATGAATTGCGGACGCCGCTCACCTCGATCAAAGGCTGGGTCATTACGCTCAAAGCCAGCGGGGACGGAAATCAGGACTTGCTGCATGAGGGGCTGGACATCATTGAATCCGAAAGCGACAGACTGGGTCGGATGGTGGATGAGCTGCTGGATTTCTCCAAATTGGACAGCGGAAGGATAACGCTGGACTTGAAACCTGTGCAGCTGGCCGACTTGCTGCATCATATTGGCAGACAGCTTGGCCCAAGGGCCGCACGGCAGGGTGTTTCCCTTCACATTCAAGCAGATGAAATGCTTCCAATCATCCAAGCTGACGAGAACCGTTTGAAGCAGGTATTGATCAATTTGATTGATAATTCGCTTAAATTTACGGATGCTCCCGGATCTATTACTGTAGAAGCCTGCACTGCACCAGGGCATGTTATTGTTAGCGTTGCGGATACGGGTACGGGAATATCGGAGGGGAATTTGGCGAACGTGCTTCAGAAATTTTACAAGGGAGATCCGCATGCGACAGGCAGCGGTTTGGGCCTGGCTATATCGGATCAGATCGTTAAACTGCATAAAGGCGAATTGCAGATCGCCAGTACGGAGGGACAAGGAACGAAAGTCCAAATTCGGCTGCCGATATAAGGATCATGAATTTTAACTATTTCATAACCACTTTATGTTTCCGGAAAGATATGATTATAAATAAGCTTGCAAGCGGGGGAGTAGGTGAGCAGGAGTGCCTAGAAAGTTCATGGGAACCAAAATTGTATCGACAATCATTTTATTGCTGCTTGGAGGATGCGGAGTACCGTCAACCCCGGTCGATTTGATTGAACCTCCATTACCGGAGACAAGCCTTCAAAATAAGGACATCGTTCATGATTTCATCAAAATGCTGCCGCACAAGGCACAGATCCTGGCGCCAATGGAAGAAAACAGAGGAAGCGATGTTTCGTTTGGCGATCTTGACGGAGACGGGATTGACGAAGCCGTCATCGTTTATGAAGAGAAAAACAAAACAGGGAAAATGCTTAAAGCTGCATTATTCAGGAAGCATCAAGAAGAATGGCATAAGGTCACGGAGGTTGATGGTTTCGGGTACGGGCTGGATTATGCCGGGATTTTGGATATCAATCATGACGGCCGTTCCGAGCTTGCCCTTGGCTGGTCCCTGGGGGAAGCGGGGAATGGCCTGGATATATATGGATGGCAGGATGACAAACTGAAGCTGCTGTCCAAGAAGGTGTACCAAGGCAAATTGGAGCTGGAATAAACATTCGCACCATACGGCAGGCAAACCGGGAGGTGTTCTATGCATTGAACGAAAAAAGAAAAGGCCGCCCGGACTTTCTGCTTCTTTTTTTGACTTTTTTTCTTGTAGGCTTTGGTTTGATTATGATATTTAGTGCAAGTTATCCGATTGCGATCGCGAAGCATGATTATTCGTGGCATTATGTCATGAAACAAGGGATATTCGCGTTTTTCGGATTATTTCTGATGTTCGTTTTTATGTCTGTTCCCCTTGAACGTTGGAAGAAGGCCTCGCCTCTTCTGCTGCTGCTTACGCTGCTGATGCTTGCTTTTGTATTAGTCCGGAGCGGAGATGTCAACGGAGCCAGACGTTGGTTTGCTTTGGGAGGTTTTACGCTGCAGCCGTCCGAATTGGCCAAGCTGACTGTCATCGTATATTTGGCAACAATCATCAGCCGAAAAGGGGAGCAAATCCGCGATTTCCGCAGAGGTCTGATTCCTGTTGTGACGGTGGTCGGACTCATCTTGCTGCTTGTCCTGAAGCAGCCGGATTTCGGCACGGTTTTGATTCTGGCCGGTATGGCTGTAACCATCCTGCTCGTTGGCGATGCGGATCTTCGTCATCTTTTTCTGCTTGGTTTGTCTCTGGTTCCGATCTTTTTGTATCTGGCGTTTAGCAAAAGCTATCGCCTCAATCGGATCAATTCTTTTCTGAGTCCGTTTGATGACCCGGAAGGATCCGGCTATCAACTGATCCAGTCGCTTGATGCTTTTAAGCATGGGGGATTTACCGGGACTGGAATCGGCCACAGCATTCAGAAGATTTTTTATTTGCCTGAGGCGCATACCGATTTTATTTTTGCCGTCATCGGGGAGGAATTGGGTTTTGTTGGCACGTCATTGCTTATTATCACATTTTTTCTTTTTATTTGGCGAGGATTTCGCGCTGCTTTAAAGAGTAACGATTTTTACGCATTAATGCTCGGAATTGGAATCGTGATGATGATATTTTTGCAATTCCTGCTCAATGTCGGAGCTGCTGTCGGCGTGCTTCCTATTACGGGGGTGCCGCTACCCTTCATCAGTTATGGGGGATCTTCGCTAGTTTTATGTTTAGCCAGCACCGGCATCCTGCTTAACATTTCGCGTGCCAGCCATCCCAAACGTCAAGAGAATCGCAGAAATTCAAAAAAGTAGGGGTTGCCCGCTTATGATTAACTTCCGTCTTCTTTCAAAACTGGATAAGTCCACGTTGTTTATCGTTTGCTGCCTTGTTGCCATCGGGACGGTTGCGGTATATAGAGCCACAGAGGGCACGCATTTGGAAGGCCTTCATATGAGCAATATTTATCTTTTCGCCGCATTTTGCATTCCGATGCTGGGTTTGTCCATATTGGATTATCGGATTTTACTCGGCAAGCTGTCTTATATTTTATATGGAATCGGCATCGGGATGCTTGTTCTGGTCAAGTTTGCCGGAGAGAATATAAACGGGGCGGCCCGTTGGCTCAATATCGGACATTTTCAGCTCCAGCCTTCCGAATTGGCCAAAATCTTCACCGTTCTGCTGATTGCCCATTTATTGGGAAAGAGGGAAGGACGGCAGCTTCGTTTTGTACAGGATTTATTGCCGATCGGCTGTGTTTTCTTGATTCCCTTTATTCTGATTATGGATCAGCCGGATTTAGGTACCGCGCTTGTATTTTTGGGGATTGTACTCAGCATGCTGTGGATTGGCAACATTCGTTCCATTTATATGATTTTGTTCATTGGGATGGTCATTTTAATCATTTGTACCGTTCTTTGGCTCTATTATGCGAATTACGAATTGTTGTCGAAGATCGTGGAACCCCACCAAATGTCGAGAATCCAAACATTTCTTGATCCGACCAGCGATCCTGATAAATCCTGGCATGTGAAAAATGCCATGAAAGCGATCGGCACGGGCGGATTAAGCGGAAGCGACGGGGCTTATGTACGCAAAGGATTTATTCCTTACGTGTATTCGGATTCCATATATGTGGTGATCGGCGAGGAATTTGGCTTTTTAGGTTCCTCCGTGCTGCTGATCCTTTATTTGGCGCTTGTATACCGCATGATTCATGTTTCGATGGAGAGCAAAGAGCTATCCGGAACTTATATTGTGGTCGGTTTTATCGGCATGTTGGTTTTTCAAGTTTCCGTTAATATCGGCATGCATATCGGTATTTTGCCGTTGACAGGCATATCTTTGCCGTTTATCAGTTACGGGGGCAGTTCTTTGCTTACCAACATGATAGCGATCGGATTGATTCTGAGCGTCAACGCCCATCATGATGAAGCAACCTGGCGCAATCACGACCTGTCAAAAACGGAGAAAACGGAAAGTGTACCGATAACGAAACGATTGATGCAATTGGGCAAAAACAAAAATGCATGAATGAACCGTCTATTTAAGCAAAAGAGAAACCGTCTTTGGGTCAAAATGAGTCATATCTCATGAGGGCCTAAGGAACGGTTTTTTTGTGCTTTATAAGTGTATCGATTTTTCTATATTTTGCATATTTACGGTTATTGAGGAATAGACTTGTCTCACAAACATTCCTTTATTAAAGGTATGGAGCGGTTTTGCAATTCATGGATGATCACAGGAAAGAGAGGTGGAAAAGCGGATGAAAGATCCCATATTTGAAGGGGAAGCAGCAATTACCGGCATCGGTACAAGCATTCCGCCGAATAGGCTGGAACAGCATGAAGTGTTTCAAAGAATTGAAGAATCCTGTCAGACCGATGAGCATGTCATGCGCTGGGCCCGTAGAATCTTCAGGCAATGCGGAGTAGATACGCGTTATACCTGCGAGCCTGATTTTTTGGCGGAAGCGGGAACATGCCGCTATATGCCGGGCGAGGATGGGAGATTGGTTCCGACGACTTCGGAGCGCATGGAGTTGTACCGGAAAGAATCCGTTCCTCTTGCCCTGAAGGCAGCTGAGGAAGCGCTTGCCGATGCCCGGCTGGATCCTGCCGCCGTCACGCATCTCATCACCGTCAGCTGTACCGGACAGTTCCTGCCGGGGCTGGACGCGAGGTTGGTCCATGAGCTTGGATTATCCTTACGGGTGAACCGGATCCCGTTAATATTTCAAGGCTGCAGTGCTGGTCTGAAAGCTATACAGCTGGCCAAAAGCATTGTTGAAAGCGATGCAACCCACGTCGTTCTGGTCGTCTGC
Encoded proteins:
- the def gene encoding peptide deformylase codes for the protein MAEKEILPFGDPVLRKKSKPVREITPKILRILDDMVDTLYAEEGRAGLAAPQIGILRRLIVMDCGEGLIELIDPEILEMDGEQTGPEACLSFPGYTGIVKRAKYVKIKTLTRTGETVYLEGHDYLARCIQHEIDHLNGILYIDHVEEGQLYLNQSQQKADLMAALKLSWK
- a CDS encoding response regulator transcription factor; protein product: MDTANRNRVLIVEDEDNIRRFISINLSQTGFEVNEAATGTEALQSFSDSRPDIIVLDIMLPDVDGFEICRKLRKADASVIIVFLTAAGQDLDKIKGLEIGADDYIVKPFNPLELVARINAILRRTAVSLKPQKLTLESGPFRMELNSNKMYKHDALIELTPKEFQMIRAFLEHPDTALSRNELLNLVWGEDFIGDPKTVDVHVRKLREKLEDDDSKPQWIETVWGLGYRWRKDD
- a CDS encoding sensor histidine kinase, with the protein product MSIQKRLVGSYLVVISITVLILEIFLIVSVRYYYFHNIERVLMNQAELSASFFQQYFAEEDLEKQSERLLQGFTTHSDAQVQIMDSSGRLLQDSTGLDFGSLMTPYPDVQAAIAGQPESWKGKDSGTREPVLAVSYPLKAHNITVGAVRFVSSLTGTISTINHIACLLLGVGLLVVAIVTILGLFLSGTITRSIQDLKQAADRMTEGDFRINVHKRYRDELGSLADTLNKMASRIVQSEQLKNDFISSVSHELRTPLTSIKGWVITLKASGDGNQDLLHEGLDIIESESDRLGRMVDELLDFSKLDSGRITLDLKPVQLADLLHHIGRQLGPRAARQGVSLHIQADEMLPIIQADENRLKQVLINLIDNSLKFTDAPGSITVEACTAPGHVIVSVADTGTGISEGNLANVLQKFYKGDPHATGSGLGLAISDQIVKLHKGELQIASTEGQGTKVQIRLPI
- a CDS encoding DUF445 domain-containing protein produces the protein MKSRYLAGTSLAVMGAGFLITLILPQNLGVRLLQGGFEAGLVGGFADWFAVTALFRHPMGIPIPHTSLLLKNRDKIVNSLISALETELLNKESITKRLRKMKLFQGLSTGLMKLLSRKKIRMRIVHTLSEGIRQIPLEKITPSVQQSLAGFLRRQDLSPMLEAASRQAFRSQLDEKALNYVINFAGRWVSRPENEYMLGQLASSKLQEIQLSGMKGFALQAMVGFLSEEKLGSILKNLILSSLHELSYEDSTLRQRLLTEVRQQVSAFAENPEVAERLKMLVGDKLEDPGTEEWMLRKLEEFRARLLLMLEDEERSGGRNIIKLFRWVTNQLRGKEEMIDRWEQGILSLIVQGVEANYYRIGLLVRENLDQMDDEALVQMLEEKVGSDLQWIRVNGAICGFLIGLVLTVVHLLII
- a CDS encoding FtsW/RodA/SpoVE family cell cycle protein; translation: MINFRLLSKLDKSTLFIVCCLVAIGTVAVYRATEGTHLEGLHMSNIYLFAAFCIPMLGLSILDYRILLGKLSYILYGIGIGMLVLVKFAGENINGAARWLNIGHFQLQPSELAKIFTVLLIAHLLGKREGRQLRFVQDLLPIGCVFLIPFILIMDQPDLGTALVFLGIVLSMLWIGNIRSIYMILFIGMVILIICTVLWLYYANYELLSKIVEPHQMSRIQTFLDPTSDPDKSWHVKNAMKAIGTGGLSGSDGAYVRKGFIPYVYSDSIYVVIGEEFGFLGSSVLLILYLALVYRMIHVSMESKELSGTYIVVGFIGMLVFQVSVNIGMHIGILPLTGISLPFISYGGSSLLTNMIAIGLILSVNAHHDEATWRNHDLSKTEKTESVPITKRLMQLGKNKNA
- the ftsW gene encoding putative lipid II flippase FtsW, translating into MNEKRKGRPDFLLLFLTFFLVGFGLIMIFSASYPIAIAKHDYSWHYVMKQGIFAFFGLFLMFVFMSVPLERWKKASPLLLLLTLLMLAFVLVRSGDVNGARRWFALGGFTLQPSELAKLTVIVYLATIISRKGEQIRDFRRGLIPVVTVVGLILLLVLKQPDFGTVLILAGMAVTILLVGDADLRHLFLLGLSLVPIFLYLAFSKSYRLNRINSFLSPFDDPEGSGYQLIQSLDAFKHGGFTGTGIGHSIQKIFYLPEAHTDFIFAVIGEELGFVGTSLLIITFFLFIWRGFRAALKSNDFYALMLGIGIVMMIFLQFLLNVGAAVGVLPITGVPLPFISYGGSSLVLCLASTGILLNISRASHPKRQENRRNSKK
- a CDS encoding aldo/keto reductase gives rise to the protein MKKNRLGSSELYVSEIGLGCMSLGTEEKEAVRLIHEALERGITFLDTADLYDAGRNEEIVGKALKGRRGDVILATKVGNRRIPGKEGWSWDPSKAYIKSAVKESLRRLQTDYIDLYQLHGGTLDDPIDETIEAFEELKREGVIRSYGISSIRPNVIREYAKRSNIVSVMSQYSILDRRPEEEVLPLLAEQGISVIARGPVASGVLAEAGAGKTAKGYLDHAPEELVEIRGKLEAFVRPGRSMSQTAIRYSLGHPAVAAAIPGASSVNQLIHNAEASESPVLSVEELEQIRKISRANVYTAHR
- a CDS encoding helix-turn-helix domain-containing protein; this encodes MLVWMLRQVMADKGIWSGAELARLLKEKAGFELSPPSISALLRGQPKQMKADTLDALCTALECTPNDLWVHTPPRIQGA
- a CDS encoding M3 family oligoendopeptidase; the encoded protein is MKFNEYKYERPDIQQIKEKFQQLVQNFESAERLEDQEKAMSEINHLRSEVESMFEIVTIRHSVDTNDAFYKGEQDYLDEISPIYKEYITDYYRALVNSKFRAELEAKWGTQLFLLAEMALKSFSPEIIEDLQQENKLATEYAQLIASAKIPFEGEERTLTQLTPFELSTDRDLRRRASEARYQFMAEHEADFDRIYDELVKTRTRMARKLGYKNFVELAYARMNRTDYNAEMVANFRKQVLEHIVPVATKLKERQRERIGVDRLYYYDENFAFKSGNATPKGDPDWILERGVKMYSELSPEVNEFFAFMVDNGLMDLVSKKGKQGGGYCTFISKYGAPFIFSNFNGTSGDIDVLTHEAGHAFQVYSSRHFEIPEYHWPTYESAEIHSMSMEFFTWPWMNLFFEEDTDKYKFDHLSSALLFVPYGVSVDEFQHFVYENPDATPAERKQAWREIEKKYLPHRNHGDNDYLERGGFWHKQGHIFQSPFYYIDYTLAQLCAFQFWKRMNENWESAWADYLKLCQAGGSKSFTGLVAYAGLKSPFEDGCVASVIGEIESWLNQVDDKVL